From a single Chiloscyllium punctatum isolate Juve2018m chromosome 31, sChiPun1.3, whole genome shotgun sequence genomic region:
- the gal3st3 gene encoding LOW QUALITY PROTEIN: galactose-3-O-sulfotransferase 3 (The sequence of the model RefSeq protein was modified relative to this genomic sequence to represent the inferred CDS: deleted 1 base in 1 codon), with product MGTRKLFLGLMVVTAVSVLLLHTSHFNWERHRRRNCTSDSSPPGQDPRSPTPCPSDPCPLGGARAPKQTAVVFLKTHKTAGSTVQNILFRFAERHGITVALPGGLCGERDHQFCYPRRFSRRYVHPLTRAPGIVASHLRPGLSELRSLAPAGAAFITIVREPAAMFESLFSYYGQHSASFRNVPGRSIATFLRRPEAYYLPGERYAMYARNSLLFDLGGDPNRDPGDEAYLQAFILGLESVFSLVMVAEYFDESLVLLRRLLSWDLKDVTYVRLNARSEASRSRLGREQAERARRWNWLDTRLYRHFNASLWAKLRALGPECLGQELTLLRQANRRLARDCFGPEAGPEASPPARQASQIRDKELRPWQPSRSVSILGYELPQNLSLPPALATSCLRLITPEVSYSHRLLRKTTDRHASENWAQGLS from the exons TTCTCCCCCAGGCCAGGACCCCCGCTCCCCGACCCCTTGCCCCTCTGACCCCTGCCCCCTGGGCGGTGCCCGCGCTCCGAAGCAGACAGCGGTGGTCTTCCTGAAGACCCACAAAACCGCCGGCAGCACGGTGCAGAACATCCTGTTCCGCTTTGCGGAACGTCACGGCATTACCGTGGCCCTGCCGGGGGGCCTGTGCGGGGAGCGGGACCACCAGTTCTGTTACCCGCGCAGGTTCAGCCGCCGCTACGTCCACCCTCTGACCCGGGCCCCGGGCATTGTGGCTTCCCACCTCCGGCCGGGCCTATCCGAACTCCGAAGCCTGGCTCCCGCCGGCGCCGCCTTCATCACCATTGTCCGTGAGCCTGCCGCCATGTTCGAGTCCCTCTTCTCCTACTACGGCCAGCACTCGGCGTCCTTCCGGAACGTTCCGGGCCGCTCCATCGCCACC TTCCTCCGCAGGCCCGAGGCCTACTACCTCCCGGGGGAGCGCTACGCCATGTACGCCCGCAACTCCCTGCTCTTTGACCTGGGCGGCGACCCCAACCGTGACCCCGGTGACGAGGCCTACCTGCAGGCCTTCATCCTGGGCCTGGAGTCTGTCTTCTCCCTCGTCATGGTGGCCGAGTACTTCGACGAGTCCCTCGTGCTCCTGCGCCGGCTGCTGTCCTGGGACCTGAAGGACGTCACTTACGTGAGGCTGAACGCCCGGAGTGAGGCATCCCGGTCCCGGCTAGGCCGGGAGCAGGCCGAGCGGGCCCGTCGCTGGAACTGGCTGGACACCCGGCTCTACAGGCACTTCAACGCCAGCCTGTGGGCCAAGCTGAGGGCCCTGGGGCCTGAGTGCCTGGGCCAGGAGCTCACCCTCCTGAGGCAGGCCAACCGCAGGTTGGCCCGTGACTGCTTCGGGCCCGAGGCCGGGCCTGAAGCCTCACCGCCCGCCCGCCAGGCCTCCCAGATCCGAGACAAGGAGCTGCGGCCTTGGCAGCCCAGCCGCAGCGTCAGTATCCTGGGCTACGAGCTACCCCAAaacctctccctgccccctgccCTGGCCACCTCCTGCCTGCGCCTCATCACCCCCGAGGTCTCCTACTCCCACCGTCTCCTCAGGAAGACCACTGACAGGCATGCCAGTGAGAACTGGGCCCAAGGCCTGAGCTAG